The proteins below are encoded in one region of Triticum aestivum cultivar Chinese Spring chromosome 1B, IWGSC CS RefSeq v2.1, whole genome shotgun sequence:
- the LOC123128396 gene encoding protein ROLLING AND ERECT LEAF 2 — MGCAASKVEQEDTVRRCKERRRNIKDAVAARQLLASAHADYLRSLRITAAALSRFAQGHSSLTVSHHTAPVLLTTAAPPALHAPAPAATSSVASSSLPPPTPLPRHQPPPPPPPQQQPQPQPQAAAAALRVDMDPRMRRLKVPHILSDSSVASSFRKPPVVGTPSSSSAWDWENFYPPSPPDSEFFDRRKTDLEEANRLRELDDEAKARGYPQRRHDHLKEEDEVDDSHGEDEETEREDMHCGGWEDEEDHYASTTTSETRSEEGEVGNRSECGFAARSEYGGTAPSEYAAVPMQLRRAERSEVGDSFSTVTGATEMRMVVRHRTLSEIVAAIEEYFVKAADAGDNVSELLEASRAQLDRNFQQLKKTVYHSNSVLSALASTWTSKPPLAVRYKLDTNSLEMGSMEGKSHGSTLERLLAWEKKLYEEVKARESVKIEHEKKLSTLQSLEYRGRGSAKLDKTKASINKLQSLIVVTSQAATTTSSAIVSVRDNELAPQLVELCFALLSMWRSMNYFHETQNEIVQQVRGLVDNSMAESTSDLHRLATRDLEAAVSAWHSNFNRLIKYQREYIRSLYGWLKLTLFQVDSITPQEAHASLISRELTTFCDEWKQALDRLPDAVASEAIKSFVNVIHVIYTKQAEEMKIKKRTEAYSKELEKKTNSLRAIEKKYYQSYSMVGLGLPGSGRDGIEGHSFDARDPLSEKKTEIAQCRRKVEDEITRHAKAVEVTRSMTLNNIQTGLPGMFQAIAGFSGTVVEALDVVCRRAGSVR, encoded by the exons ATGGGGTGCGCGGCATCCAAGGTGGAGCAGGAGGACACGGTGCGGCGCTGCAAGGAGCGCCGGCGCAACATCaaggacgccgtcgccgcgcgccagCTGCTCGCCTCGGCGCACGCCGACTACCTCCGCTCCCTCCGCATCACGGCCGCCGCGCTCTCCCGCTTCGCGCAGGGCCACTCGTCGCTCACCGTCTCCCACCACACCGCGCCCGTCCTCCTCAccaccgccgcgccgccggccctgcacgcgcccgcgcccgccgccacgtcctccGTCGCCTCGTCCTCGCTGCCGCCCCCCACGCCGCTCCCTCGCcaccagccgccgccaccgccgccgccccagcagcaGCCTCAGCCGCAGCCGCAGGCGGCTGCCGCTGCGCTCAGGGTCGACATGGATCCGAGGATGCGGCGGCTCAAGGTGCCGCACATCCTGTCGGACTCGAGCGTCGCGTCGTCGTTCCGGAAGCCGCCGGTGGTGGGGAcgccctcctcctcgtcggccTGGGACTGGGAGAACTTCtacccgccgtcgccgcccgactcCGAGTTCTTCGACCGCCGCAAGACCGATCTCGAGGAGGCAAACCGCCTCCGCGAGCTCGACGACGAGGCCAAGGCCCGGGGCTACCCCCAGCGCCGCCACGACCACCTCAAAGAAGAGGACGAGGTCGACGACAGCCATGGAGAAGACGAGGAGACGGAGAGGGAGGATATGCATTGCGGCGGATGGGAGGACGAGGAAGACCACTACGCGTCGACGACCACGTCGGAGACCAGATCAGAGGAAGGCGAGGTGGGGAATAGATCCGAGTGCGGGTTCGCGGCCAGATCGGAGTATGGCGGGACAGCGCCGTCCGAGTACGCCGCCGTGCCAATGCAGCTGAGGAGGGCCGAGAGGTCAGAGGTCGGAGACTCCTTCTCCACGGTCACGGGGGCGACCGAGATGCGGATGGTGGTGCGCCACCGCACGCTCTCAGAGATCGTCGCGGCCATCGAGGAGTACTTCGTCAAGGCGGCCGACGCGGGCGACAACGTGTCGGAGCTCCTGGAGGCCAGCCGCGCACAGCTCGACCGCAACTTCCAGCAACTTAAAA AGACGGTGTACCACTCCAACAGCGTGCTATCAGCACTGGCGTCGACATGGACTTCAAAGCCGCCATTGGCTGTGCGCTACAAGCTGGACACCAATTCACTGGAGATGGGATCAATGGAAGGGAAGAGCCATGGGTCAACACTGGAGCGGCTCTTGGCCTGGGAAAAGAAGCTATATGAGGAGGTCAAG GCTAGAGAGAGCGTTAAGATTGAGCATGAGAAGAAGCTTTCTACCCTGCAAAGCTTGGAATACAGAGGGAGGGGCAGTGCCAAGCTGGACAAGACCAAGGCCTCCATAAACAAGCTGCAATCACTGATCGTTGTTACGTCGCAAGCTGCCACTACCACATCCTCAGCCATCGTCAGCGTCCGCGACAATGAGCTCGCGCCACAGCTTGTCGAGCTTTGTTTCGC GTTGCTGAGCATGTGGAGGTCCATGAACTACTTCCACGAGACACAGAATGAGATCGTTCAACAAGTGCGCGGTCTGGTGGACAACTCCATGGCCGAGTCAACGTCCGACCTTCACAGGCTTGCGACGCGTGATCTCGAGGCCGCAGTCTCGGCATGGCACTCCAACTTCAACCGGCTCATCAAGTATCAGCGTGAATACATCCGTTCTCTGTATGGCTGGCTGAAGCTTACACTCTTCCAAGTGGACAGCATTACCCCACAGGAGGCCCACGCGTCACTCATCTCACGCGAGCTGACCACCTTCTGCGACGAGTGGAAGCAGGCATTGGACCGGCTTCCCGACGCGGTGGCTTCGGAGGCCATCAAGAGCTTCGTGAATGTCATCCATGTCATCTACACCAAGCAGGCAGAAGAGATGAAGATCAAGAAGCGGACCGAGGCGTACTCAAAGGAGCTGGAGAAGAAGACCAACTCGCTGAGGGCCATCGAGAAGAAGTACTACCAGTCGTACTCGATGGTAGGCCTTGGCCTCCCTGGCAGCGGGCGTGACGGCATCGAAGGCCACTCGTTCGACGCCCGCGATCCTCTCTCCGAGAAGAAGACCGAGATCGCCCAGTGTCGCCGGAAGGTGGAGGATGAGATAACGAGGCATGCCAAGGCTGTGGAGGTGACAAGGTCCATGACACTGAACAACATCCAGACTGGCCTGCCAGGAATGTTCCAGGCCATAGCCGGCTTCTCGGGCACGGTCGTCGAGGCCCTCGATGTGGTCTGCCGGCGAGCCGGATCGGTGCGGTAG